One Cololabis saira isolate AMF1-May2022 chromosome 12, fColSai1.1, whole genome shotgun sequence DNA window includes the following coding sequences:
- the LOC133456887 gene encoding tumor necrosis factor receptor superfamily member 14-like, which yields MQSLFYITDDADLVCLKFKISVRWFLQLKKTYYVLHKMILRGIHLTAPTVLIILMRVFSVQTLTCHRTEYQTGNECCPMCPAGSRVKTHCTEFRSTSCLPCEDGTFMDKLNGLKQCHQCSNCDTGSGLKTTLLCTPTSDTVCEPVEGFFCIDPGSPGCTAAQKHKSCEPGQYIRERGTASSDTECSDCSSGTFSNGTLTSCQPHTQCETKHLQVIKAGTASTDAECGEQSFTILILAGVVVPVVFLCLVVVVFIIYRRRKIKGCVGKVGKNGSNKQLDGNEVDKELQSLT from the exons ATGCAGAGTTTGTTTTACATAACCGACG atgctgacttggtcTGTTTGAAGTTCAAAATATCAGTGAGATGGTTTCTTCAGCTCAAGAAGACTTATTACGTCCTTCATAAAATGATTTTACGAGGAATACATTTGACGGCTCCAACTGTGCTG ATAATTCTGATGAGAGTCTTCAGTGTTCAAACTCTCACATGTCATCGGACAGAATATCAGACTGGGAACGAATGCTGTCCAATGTGTCCTGCTG GAAGTCGAGTTAAAACCCACTGCACAGAGTTCAGAAGTACATCATGTCTCCCCTGTGAAGATGGGACTTTCATGGACAAACTTAATGGACTGAAACAATGTCATCAATGTTCTAACTGTGATACAG GTTCTGGTCTGAAAACAACGTTGCTGTGTACACCAACATCAGATACTGTGTGTGAACCGGTGGAGGGATTCTTCTGCATCGACCCTGGAAGTCCAGGCTGCACAGCAGCTCAGAAACACAAGAGCTGTGAACCGGGACAATACATCAGAGAGAGAG GAACAGCCTCCTCAGACACCGAGTGCTCCGACTGCAGCAGTGGAACATTTTCAAATGGAACGTTGACGTCTTGTCAACCGCACACACA ATGTGAAACAAAACACCTCCAGGTGATAAAAGCAGGAACAGCTTCAACTGATGCAGAATGTGGAGAACAATCGTTCACAATTCTAATTCTGGCAGGAGTAGTTGttcctgttgtttttttatgtctgGTTGTCGTGGTGTTTATCATTTACCgaaggaggaaaataaaag GGTGTGTTGGAAAAGTTGGAAag AATGGAAGCAACAAGCAACTGGATGGAAACGAAGTAGACAAAGAATTGCAGTCTTTAACATAA